In Pyrus communis chromosome 1, drPyrComm1.1, whole genome shotgun sequence, the following are encoded in one genomic region:
- the LOC137719841 gene encoding CBL-interacting serine/threonine-protein kinase 6-like, translating into MAEQKESGGSSLLHGKYELGRLLGHGTFAKVYHARHLPSGKNVAMKVVGKEKVIKVGMMEQVKREISVMRMVKHPNIVELHEVLASKSKIYFAMDLVRGGELFAKIAKGRLKEDVARVYFQQLISAIDFCHSRGVYHRDLKPENLLLDEDGNLKVTDFGLSAFTEHLKQDGLLHTTCGTPAYVAPEVIGKKGYDGAKADLWSCGVILYVLLAGFLPFQDDNLVAMYRKIYRGDFKCPPWLSSEARRLVTKLLDPNPSTRITISKVMDSSWFKKSVPKIVRTKQEQEFDEPSEKILSKQTETLNAFHIISLSEGFDLSPLFEEKKREEREELRFATTRPASSVISKLEEVAAAGKFRIKKSDSMVRLQGQESGRKGKLAIAAEIFAMTPSLLVVEVKKDNGDTLEYNQFCSKELRPALKDIVWTSPVENSTAA; encoded by the coding sequence ATGGCCGAGCAGAAAGAAAGCGGCGGCTCGTCGTTGCTGCACGGCAAGTACGAGCTGGGCCGTCTTCTGGGTCACGGCACTTTCGCCAAGGTCTACCACGCCCGACACCTGCCTAGCGGGAAGAACGTGGCGATGAAGGTGGTGGGGAAGGAGAAGGTGATCAAGGTGGGGATGATGGAGCAGGTCAAGAGGGAGATCTCCGTGATGAGGATGGTGAAACACCCCAACATCGTCGAGCTCCACGAGGTCTTGGCGAGCAAGTCCAAGATCTATTTCGCTATGGATCTGGTCCGCGGTGGCGAGCTCTTCGCCAAAATCGCCAAGGGTCGGCTCAAGGAAGACGTCGCCAGGGTGTACTTCCAGCAGCTCATCTCCGCCATCGATTTCTGCCACAGCCGCGGCGTCTACCACCGGGATCTGAAGCCGGAGAACCTCCTCCTCGATGAGGACGGCAATTTGAAGGTCACCGATTTCGGACTCAGTGCTTTCACAGAGCACTTGAAGCAGGACGGGCTTCTCCACACCACATGCGGCACGCCGGCGTACGTGGCCCCAGAGGTCATCGGGAAAAAAGGGTACGATGGTGCCAAGGCGGATCTCTGGTCTTGTGGCGTCATCCTTTACGTGCTTCTCGCCGGGTTTTTGCCGTTTCAAGACGACAATCTCGTGGCCATGTACCGGAAGATTTACAGAGGAGATTTCAAATGCCCGCCGTGGTTATCGTCGGAGGCACGAAGACTCGTGACAAAGCTTCTCGACCCGAATCCAAGTACCCGAATCACCATTTCCAAGGTCATGGACTCCTCCTGGTTCAAAAAATCGGTTCCTAAGATCGTACGGACGAAACAGGAGCAGGAGTTCGACGAGCCGAGCGAGAAGATCCTGTCGAAGCAGACGGAGACGCTGAACGCGTTTCACATAATCTCGCTGTCGGAGGGGTTCGATTTGTCGCCGCTGTTCGAGGAGAAGAAGCGGGAGGAGAGGGAAGAGCTGCGGTTCGCAACGACGCGGCCGGCAAGCAGCGTGATTTCGAAGCTGGAGGAGGTGGCGGCGGCGGGGAAGTTCAGGATAAAGAAGAGCGACTCGATGGTGAGGTTGCAGGGGCAGGAGAGCGGGCGGAAGGGGAAGCTGGCGATAGCGGCGGAGATATTCGCCATGACGCCGTCGTTACTAGTGGTGGAGGTGAAGAAGGACAATGGTGATACGTTGGAGTACAACCAGTTCTGCAGCAAGGAGCTGCGGCCAGCGCTCAAGGACATCGTGTGGACATCCCCCGTCGAGAATTCTACGGCGGCTTGA
- the LOC137748274 gene encoding F-box/kelch-repeat protein At3g06240-like isoform X1: MAKSSNLTDDMVVQILSRLPPKSLMRFKCVRKLWCDLIDSPSFVASHLSNSNLKSKSDSSTSIVVKHTVKNVEDDRKHILLSLLNVCKDVSDGDDCVEDLGVVYPLLSISSPNFEIAGYCDGIFCLSLHFCPEDIALVNPAIMEFQFLPKSGLLLPAPQPDVADRVDTITNAIGFGYDSKAETYKVVRIVKFLPGPRKAEVYTLGADSWREVKFEIDCSVIWTPSFYFYFKGVFYWFATDLHNNDFILTFDMGEEVFHNIPVPYDSLERFAWNCSLAVWNESIALFCYCKDEGTGLSIFDIWEMDDSTGEVKSLWSKKCLTIESVPSIEIPLVFWKNDELLLTATDGRIVSYNIRTQKLKDLPIHGLENPLYIQAVLYAESLVSVRGGNQPLTIDPNRYTGRYVKFFLCVFLLLYIN, translated from the coding sequence atGGCAAAGTCAAGTAATTTGACGGATGATATGGTGGTGCAAATCCTGTCTCGATTGCCACCTAAATCTTTGATGCGATTCAAATGCGTCCGCAAGTTGTGGTGTGATCTAATTGATAGTCCTAGCTTTGTGGCGAGTCACCTTTCTAACTCGAATTTGAAATCGAAATCAGATTCCTCCACCAGCATTGTTGTAAAACATACTGTTAAAAATGTGGAGGATGATAGGAAGCACATTTTATTGTCATTGCTTAATGTTTGCAAGGATGTTAGCGATGGTGATGACTGTGTTGAGGATCTTGGTGTTGTGTATCCTTTGCTGAGTATATCTTCCCCTAATTTTGAAATTGCGGGTTATTGTGATGGGATTTTTTGTCTAAGTCTTCACTTTTGTCCTGAGGATATTGCTTTAGTCAATCCAGCTATCATGGAATTTCAGTTTCTTCCCAAGTCTGGTCTTCTCCTCCCTGCCCCACAACCAGATGTTGCTGATAGAGTGGATACCATTACCAATGCCATCGGATTTGGGTATGATTCCAAAGCTGAAACATACAAGGTGGTTAGAATTGTGAAATTTTTGCCAGGGCCTAGAAAAGCAGAGGTATACACTTTAGGTGCTGATTCTTGGAGAGAGGTCAAGTTTGAAATTGATTGTTCTGTCATCTGGACACCTTCTTTTTATTTCTACTTCAAGGGGGTTTTTTATTGGTTTGCTACTGATCTCCATAATAACGATTTCATCCTTACATTTGATATGGGTGAGGAGGTATTTCATAATATACCAGTTCCGTATGATTCCCTGGAGAGATTTGCATGGAATTGCAGCCTTGCAGTATGGAATGAATCCATTGCTTTGTTTTGCTACTGCAAAGATGAAGGAACTGGACTTTCTATCTTTGATATATGGGAGATGGATGATTCTACTGGTGAGGTAAAAAGTCTGTGGAGTAAGAAATGCTTAACAATCGAATCTGTACCAAGTATAGAGATTCCATTGGTATTTTGGAAGAATGACGAGCTTCTTTTGACGGCCACTGACGGACGTATTGTCTCCTATAACATACGCACTCAAAAGCTCAAAGACCTTCCTATTCATGGCCTTGAAAATCCACTATATATTCAAGCTGTTCTTTATGCAGAAAGCCTTGTTTCTGTCAGGGGAGGCAATCAGCCTCTGACTATAGACCCAAACAGATACACTGGAAGGTATGTAAAGTTCTTCCTTTGCGTGTTTTTGCTTTTATACATTAATTAG
- the LOC137748274 gene encoding F-box/kelch-repeat protein At3g06240-like isoform X2 yields the protein MAKSSNLTDDMVVQILSRLPPKSLMRFKCVRKLWCDLIDSPSFVASHLSNSNLKSKSDSSTSIVVKHTVKNVEDDRKHILLSLLNVCKDVSDGDDCVEDLGVVYPLLSISSPNFEIAGYCDGIFCLSLHFCPEDIALVNPAIMEFQFLPKSGLLLPAPQPDVADRVDTITNAIGFGYDSKAETYKVVRIVKFLPGPRKAEVYTLGADSWREVKFEIDCSVIWTPSFYFYFKGVFYWFATDLHNNDFILTFDMGEEVFHNIPVPYDSLERFAWNCSLAVWNESIALFCYCKDEGTGLSIFDIWEMDDSTGEVKSLWSKKCLTIESVPSIEIPLVFWKNDELLLTATDGRIVSYNIRTQKLKDLPIHGLENPLYIQAVLYAESLVSVRGGNQPLTIDPNRYTGSVSFELYFYPRHV from the exons atGGCAAAGTCAAGTAATTTGACGGATGATATGGTGGTGCAAATCCTGTCTCGATTGCCACCTAAATCTTTGATGCGATTCAAATGCGTCCGCAAGTTGTGGTGTGATCTAATTGATAGTCCTAGCTTTGTGGCGAGTCACCTTTCTAACTCGAATTTGAAATCGAAATCAGATTCCTCCACCAGCATTGTTGTAAAACATACTGTTAAAAATGTGGAGGATGATAGGAAGCACATTTTATTGTCATTGCTTAATGTTTGCAAGGATGTTAGCGATGGTGATGACTGTGTTGAGGATCTTGGTGTTGTGTATCCTTTGCTGAGTATATCTTCCCCTAATTTTGAAATTGCGGGTTATTGTGATGGGATTTTTTGTCTAAGTCTTCACTTTTGTCCTGAGGATATTGCTTTAGTCAATCCAGCTATCATGGAATTTCAGTTTCTTCCCAAGTCTGGTCTTCTCCTCCCTGCCCCACAACCAGATGTTGCTGATAGAGTGGATACCATTACCAATGCCATCGGATTTGGGTATGATTCCAAAGCTGAAACATACAAGGTGGTTAGAATTGTGAAATTTTTGCCAGGGCCTAGAAAAGCAGAGGTATACACTTTAGGTGCTGATTCTTGGAGAGAGGTCAAGTTTGAAATTGATTGTTCTGTCATCTGGACACCTTCTTTTTATTTCTACTTCAAGGGGGTTTTTTATTGGTTTGCTACTGATCTCCATAATAACGATTTCATCCTTACATTTGATATGGGTGAGGAGGTATTTCATAATATACCAGTTCCGTATGATTCCCTGGAGAGATTTGCATGGAATTGCAGCCTTGCAGTATGGAATGAATCCATTGCTTTGTTTTGCTACTGCAAAGATGAAGGAACTGGACTTTCTATCTTTGATATATGGGAGATGGATGATTCTACTGGTGAGGTAAAAAGTCTGTGGAGTAAGAAATGCTTAACAATCGAATCTGTACCAAGTATAGAGATTCCATTGGTATTTTGGAAGAATGACGAGCTTCTTTTGACGGCCACTGACGGACGTATTGTCTCCTATAACATACGCACTCAAAAGCTCAAAGACCTTCCTATTCATGGCCTTGAAAATCCACTATATATTCAAGCTGTTCTTTATGCAGAAAGCCTTGTTTCTGTCAGGGGAGGCAATCAGCCTCTGACTATAGACCCAAACAGATACACTGGAAG TGTATCGTTCGAGTTGTACTTTTACCCGAGGCATGTATGA